A region of the Silene latifolia isolate original U9 population chromosome 9, ASM4854445v1, whole genome shotgun sequence genome:
TTTTATCAAAAGACCATTTCTTCATAAGGGTCCTTATCATAGACATTTTCCTTGCAAGTCTAAAAGCCGGAGGACCTACAAAAAAAACTCGACCAGGCAGAGTGTATAAGGGCAATACAGTCTTCGTTATCAAGGTTCCAAGACTCAATTTTATATGGCTTTTTATTGTGATTTTTCGTAAGGTTAAAGTCAAGCTCAATAGGGGCATGGTCCTAAATTTGTATCGGGAAATGCTTCACACCCGTATTAGGGAAGACATGGAACCAGTCCTTAGAACCATAAGCTTTATCAATCCTCTCATACACACGGTCAATACCCTTCCGATTATTACACCGAGTGAAGCGAGGCCCTTTAAACGGAATGTCGAGGAGTTCATGCTCAATACGCCATTTGTTGAAGCCAAGTGCACCAATAATGGCTCTTTTGCTCTTGCTTTGCTTTATCATGACAAAACTCTACTTGGTTGAAGTCCCCCAAAATAATGAAGGGATGAGTAAAGGACTCAATCCAAAATCCCAACTCTTGAAAAACAAACAGTCCTGAAGAAGAAGCAGGTTCACCATAAAAGAAGACAATATACCAAGGAACAGTAgcatatttttccactaaaaagATGATGAATTTATTACAACTCATAACACATTTCACCATCGAGCCCTTACGCCAACCAACCCACAGCCCACCAGATGCTCCAACAGCATCAACCCCAAAAGTTTCCACAAAACCTAGAGCTCTAAAAAGAGGACTTACAACGTCCACATTACATTTAGTTTCCGAAATGAAGAGAAAATCATAAAATCTAATACCTAGGAGTGCTCTTATTTTAGGAATTATAGGAGAGAGCACATTATTGATTTCCCTACAATTCCATGCAAGACCTATCATATCTTCAGAGGAGGTTGAATAGGGCCACCCTCCGCAAAACTCAAATCACCATCATTGGCAGAATCTTCACTAGAGCAGAAATTATCATCATCCCCTACCTTGATACGGAAGCCGCAGCAAGAGTGAGACACAGTCTGACCATGTTGAACTCATGAGTTAAAACAAGCTTTTAATTTATAGCCAAGTGCGTGAGATAAGACTTAGCATGACCAACTGATGCCAAAGTAGAACCAGGGATATCAGCAGAGCCAGCCTCAGAACAACACTTACGTTTCTTAATAATAGAAGAGCCGTCAGATTCCTTTAAAGTAACAGCAGGTTCAGCAACAATATTCAAAGAGCTAGTCTTCTTGTGAGAAATACGGGGTTGATCAGTTATAGAGACACAAGGAAACTTAGTGCCAGAAGCACCAGAAAAAAATGACCATCAGACTGAACTGGCATAAGAGAAATTGAAGGGACAACAGACTGTAAATTGACAGGTTCCTTAGCCACATCAGCATGAATAATGCCCAGATTGAGGCTAAGCATAGTATTAACCTCACCCTCCATCTCAGCTTTAGAGTCTGCATCAGACATCAAATGAGAATTTCCATTATCAGAATCAGGGCTATGGATGGGCCACTCAGGAGTTGAATAATGAGAACTTGAAGAATCATCAATATTTATGACATGATCATCGCCCCCATAATTCTGAGGGTTCATAGCAGCTTGAATCTCAGAGTCGGTAGGCCTGTCAGAAGGTGCCTCAGAATTATGCTGGTGATAGTGAAAGATAATAGGTAACCCTTCCGGAGGTGGATCAAAGGTTTGATTGTAGCCTCTACTATCATCATCCAATCTCGACCAGCCAAAATCACTTTCAATCCTATTAAGTATTGCTTCCTGAATATGAATATCACGATCAAATCATATTGCCACTCCTCCATAATTAGAATACATAGCATATAGATCTCCTTCAGCCAAAAACCCCCCATCCCAATCTCATCATTATTAACCTATACCGGTATACCAGTACCAGAAGCAACCGTAACAGAAGGAGGGATGTCATTAAGAGCATCGGACATGACTTGGTCAACAGTAGGAATATGAGGCAGGTTAGAAGGATTATAACTGATACGAGCAGGTATATTAGCACCATCAGAAGTAGCCAAATCAGACGAGGGCACGCCATTATTTACGAAGGCCACAACAGGAACTTCGACAAGCAAATGAACCGGTACAGGAGCAAAAATAGTATCTTGGACAGGAGGATTAACATGTTGGTTATGAGTAACATGAACATCCGCGTTGGTATTGTCCCCCATAACagtgtcattattattatcataattaTGAGCAGCAGTAGCCTCACCATTAAGGTTAACATCGTCATTGACATACGAAGACTGAACTCCACTACCAACATTAAACAGAATAGGTCCTGCGAAAAGCTAGGCAGTGACCGCAAACCGCATACCAGGGTGAACTTTACCACCAGGTGTAGTGCCCAGTTCAAAGTCAATAATATGTTCTTCTTCAAAGTTGGAGTTAACATCAGCGCCCAGATCATTATAACTACCAAGACGCACTTTAGCAGTAACATATTTAGTAGTGGAAGGGGTGGCCCTAAGATCCAAGTTAAACATTGTATGATTACTTTGAGCTTGAAAGATTGTAAACCCCCTTCCAGAAGCCTTGTCCAACATACCATTGACCCCAGAGACGATAGTCATAATATTTCACGACAACAAGCCCCAATATGACCAATTTTACCACAACGAATACAATATTTAAAGACGTCCTCGTAGGGAAACTGAATCCATAGAAGGTAATCGCCATCCATCGAAAGAAAGAAACCAGGAACTAACGGTTCATTTAATTGGATACGGACCTTGACCCTTATATAATCACTAACAGGAATTACCTCAAAAGGCTCCACCTCAAAGTGTTGACTAAGTAAATGACCAGCAATATTAGCCATCTCCATATTAAGGTACTCAAAAGGGAGACCGCATACTCGAACCCATAAATCTGCATATGGAAAGCAAATAGTCCTAGGAACACTATCTGGGAACCATCTTGTAAAAATCATCATAGCTCCATCAAAAGTAGAATAGGTGCGCTTTATTAAATCCTCACGATCATCATCAGATTCGCAGTGAATAGCGTAAATATCACCAAGCTTCAAAGCAGTGACCCTGCCTCTAGTCTTCCATTTTCGCCTAATCAGATCGTTAAGTTTATCAACCTTGAAAATACGATAATCAACGAGAAAACCCAGGACACACTGACCCCAGAACTCCCTTGACCGTCCCAGTGTAGCAGGATCAAGATTAAACATGGTACCAGTTCTGGGAAAACGCCAAGCACTTGCATGCATGGCATTTTGAGGCTGAAATTCAGCATTTGGGGTTGGACATGCATATATTGGTAGTTAGGGTAGATATTGTGTGGATCAGGCTTATTTTGATACACACCGGGGTTAAAAGGTTCCTGATTGGAGCTGTTGTAGTACCCAGAAACATTCGGGATTGAAGTAGCCATTTAAAGCTcccaaaaagaagaagaaaattaaatgtgataaaGAAGAGGATGATTAAAACGAAATAAATGAACCCCTTAAATAGGCCTCAAAGAGCGCATGCAACCCTATTGATGGAAGCTCAAAATCCATTTAGCTGCAGCCTAAGAATCCAGTGATTGGTCAGCCCTTGAGAAACCCTAGAAAAACATGCATGCCCAATGAAGAAGACAATCAGCAATGATAAAACTTAGATTTACACGAAAACAATCTAAACAACTGTGGGAAGAGAAGTGGTTTTTCATGGAAGCCAATACAATTTTGGGGAAGCATTGGGAAGAtaaagagaaataataaaataaagctCTCGCAGGGAGAGAAAAAAGCTCTCTCTACTTTTAGAAAGAGATGAATATGTTTATCTTGAGTGATTGGTTAATGAtactgttaggcccagtttaaccTGGTCTGACCGTAACCTGGTCCGACTCAATGAAGCTGAATGGTAGAGACAAAGACCGGACAAGACTAACTACTATCTGGCTGgtgaagaatattatggcaagaagactactaaatcctggaagagaagcctgataatCAGTATATCATAGCTTGGCGGATTCCTGAAAATAGCCTGGATTAagcagataaacaagaaatacgaTTGTATAAACTAAATAaccgtgccctattctcaaggaagaccaagtccaaacctagaactatttaatccatgaatctggacggaaagaaAGGAAAAGgctaaggattggttgagttgagaacgggtcaagcaagctaataggaagcatgccctattattccggTGACAGCTCCTACAATTTGGGGAAGAGGTTGCTGATTATGAACGTTGCTCATTATAACGTTAAAGGGAGAGAAAAATATAAATAGGAGATTTTGAACATTTGTAAAGGCATTCATTATTAATTTGATCCATACTTTATCTTCTTTTTACTCTAAAACTCTCAGATATTCATACAATATTGTGCCCGGTCTATCAAAGTAATAAAAACGTTATCCATCATACTTGTTTCATTCTTTATCATTTATCCATACCATTCTAattttatagaactagataccctgatcactatataaataagccggatcccttcaggaaaatcctgctaaaacaattggcgcccaccgtggggcatctagttcttcaaccagtaaaattctccttattatctttcaattaatatccacacacaaaaatggtggaactcaccgctgAACAACAACTAGCGGCTGCTCTGGCCAAAATCaaggaattggaaacaatccaagagaaagcGGCTCGGTGAAGGTAAATCGAtaggctgaaggaatctgagtctagcctgaagaagaaattggaaaatcaggcttcgggctccaggaccagattcgaaccaggaaccccattctcctccatcatcaaaaacatagacttctctaattttggaaccccggagaaggatacattatccggcactccaactattcccaatgatgagacaaacaaaactgaagccgcaataatgatggctatgcttcaggaaatccaaaaacttcacaataaaatagaaaatatacccggagtacgGACCACTCGTGGTCAAGTAGAAGTTGATGACTTTGCGGATTCACCCTTTgcgagatgaaattgcaaagattgatctaccCAAGAAATTTcttgtcccatccatgagaacctatgatggaacttctgattcacaaaatcatgttgccatattcaaacaaaaaatgttggccgcctcaatacccagtgaactcaggcaagtctgcatgtgcaaaggctttggcacaACCCTGACTGgggcagcattacaatggttcatcaatctcccaaatggaggtatcaagaattttgcagaattgatcaatgccttcaatcaacaattcgcaagtagcagagatatggccaagagaccaagCAACCTGTTCAGGATAAAGCGACTTCGAAGAATCTCTCAAggaattcctggccagatttgtcaaagaaaaggtggccattccaagatgcgatgaagaaacagcagtagaagcattcaggcaaggagtcctgcttgacagtgatATTTATGCAGatctgaccaagaaagcatgtccaacctttgccaccgttcaatccatcgccttagagcatgttagattagaagaagacctcaacttcaggacgaactcatccggaggaaagcagggctatggacatactaacaggaaaagctcctaccagaaaggaggcaatcccagatcagcaccctattccaggcctgaacgatccgaagtcaatatggcacaagaacataaaggtaacctctctagcctcccaactattcctgaatataacttctctattaatactgcaggattaatcaaacgcctggaaaacctgggagatacagtcagatggccaaagaagtccgacaaccccaggaaggatccaacaagatggtgtgacttccatcaggacatcggacacaccacagaagaatgcattcagctcaggaaacaagtggcatatcttctaaagaaaggctacttgaaagatataatccaatgaccaaagaataaagatgaaggacaaaataaGAGAGACCCAGGAAgcggcagagatcctcctcctcctcctcccatctatgaagtcaaattcataaatggaggatcgaaatcgtggtcCGACCACTCTGCTGAGCCCAAGAGGATATCCAGGGAATCCGGACTTCAACCTCCTCCCAAGCCCGTGTCATTGCCTCGCTatcacctttgatgactcggaccgcAAGGAATATCGGTCTACACCATGACGACCTGGTAATCACAATGCAAATCGGCAAGACGACCAAAGTATCAAGAATCGATAGATGGAGgaagctcaatcaacctggtgatgcttgacgtccttaaagctatgaagatagacgaaagcAAGATCATAAAGAAATCCAGCGTCTGGTTGGATTCGGTGGAGAAACAAAAAACACCCGGGAGAAATCGGCTTGCCTACCTATGTGgagggcgtggcttcatatgagagatt
Encoded here:
- the LOC141601054 gene encoding uncharacterized protein LOC141601054 yields the protein MHASAWRFPRTGTMFNLDPATLGRSREFWGQCVLGFLVDYRIFKVDKLNDLIRRKWKTRGRVTALKLGDIYAIHCESDDDREDLIKRTYSTFDGAMMIFTRWFPDSVPRTICFPYADLWVRVCGLPFEYLNMEMANIAGHLLSQHFEVEPFEVIPVSDYIRVKVRIQLNEPLVPGFFLSMDGDYLLWIQFPYEDVFKYCIRCGKIGHIGACCREIL